CAGAATATTTTCTGCACTTTGTTCAACAATAATGGGTGCTGGAGAGGCAGCATCAGGACAGCTTGGAACAGGAATAGTTAGTCAAATTTCTGTTACAACTGAAAAAGGAACTATTGTACTCATTCCTGCAGGTTCAAAGGCTATATTAACAGTTTTAACTGATCCTGAAGCTCAACTTGGACTTATATTCATTGAGATTGAAACACGTGCTGCGCAGGTAGATGAAATCCTACGGGAGATGTAAGAGTTATGAAAAAAACTCACATTCCAAAACTTGACGACTTCCTAGGTGGTGGAATTCCCAGTGGATCATCCATACTATTTTGTGCTGTTCCTGGAGTCGAATGTGAAGCCTTTGGATATCAAATCCTCAACGGGATAATAGAAGATGGAAATAAAGGTTTTATATTTACCAATGTGGCTGAACCACACAACATAATATATGAATTCAGCAGATATGGATGGAACCTTGAACAGTATATTGAAGAGGAAAAGGCTTTCTTTGTTGATGGAAGTTCACAATTTTTAGGAGTACCGCCCATGGGTAAATATTCTATTGATGAATTATCCCATATAGAAGGAGTTGTCCTTAAAGCGATAGAAGATGTTCCCTATGGTGTTGGAGTTATAAATAATTTATCAACACTCATTGATTATCTTGATGAGGATAAAGTATTAGAGGTCATGGGCATATGGAATGAATGCGCAAGGCAAAAGGATGTTATTTTAGTCTATATTTTCACCAAATGGGACTACAATCCAAAATTCATAGATTCAATAAAGAATAGTGTGGATTGTGTGGTTAGTTTAAAAAGTATAGAAGAAAGGGTTATAATAGGTCAGGGATTCATGGTTACAACTGCATCATGGACACAGCCTCAACATAATTTGGTTCTATTTTTCGTTTTACAGCCTGGTGGCGTAAAAATATATATTCCCAAAATTCTTGTCACAGGCCCATACAACGCGGGAAAATCGAGTTTTGTTAAAGCAGTATCAAAAGAATCTGTATCTGTTGATAGAATGGCTTTAGAAAAGTTTCCAACTACCATTGCCATGGATATTGGCCATATTGATCACAAAGGTTTCATTGCAGATGTATTCGGCACTCCCGGTCAGGAACGTTTTGATTTAATGTTGGATGTCCTGGCCAAGGAATCTGTTGGTGCATTTATTTTAGTTGACTCTACTGCACCACAAACATTTGCAAGGGCTAAGGAAATGATAAATAAAACCCAGGCCGAAGCCATTCCCAAGGTAATTGTAGCCAACAAACAGGACTTGCCAGATGCCATGGAACCTGAAAAAATAAGAGAAGCAATGAAGCTTGATAGAAGCATTCCAATAATCCCCACTGCAGTAAAAATGAATAAAGGTGTGGAAGAATCATTAGACACTCTTTTAAATCTTTTATACGGAGATTAATAATGATACCTTGTATTGAATCTGGAATCCCGGGTTTTGACGAACTTACAAGTTCGGATACATTAACCGGCGGAATACCGGAGAATTCCTCAACTTTAGTATACGGGCCTCCAAAAACAGGTAAAACAATATTCTGCAACCAATTTGCATACAAAGGACTTTTTATACAAGAACCATGCCTATATATCACTACAGACCTTGGGATTAAACAGTTAGAAATTAATATGCTGGAATTTTTATTGCCCATCGAAAAATTCATTGATGATAATAGTCTTTATGTAATTGATACTATAACCGATGTGAGTAATGGATTGCCAATAGAATCTGAAACAATTATATTTTCACACAACAACAATCCAACAGATATTATGGTTAAGGTTGGTTCTGCAGTAAATTATGTCACCAAAGAAAATTTGAGATTCAGATCTGTATTAGATTCTTCTGTGAGTCTCCTTGGATATAACGATTACATGTTGATAGTACGTGTTTTAAAGGCTTATTTAATGAGAATTAATGAATTTGGTGGGACTCCAATAATTACTTACACAGAAGACGCAGTTGATAAGAGAGTGGAAACAATGCTCAAATCCTTGGTTGACAATATTATAAGGTTAGATGGGAAAAATTTAACTGTTGAAGCTATGAAAGGTATTGGAAAAAGAAGTTCACCCTACCAAATAACAAGCAAAGGTATTGAGTTATGAATAAAATTTTAGAATCAATTAAAACATAAATTTACTCTTAAAGAGGTTACAATCCATGATTGAAGTTATTGAATCTGGAATTCCAGGATTTGACGAAATCACAGTTTCAAAAAGTATATCTGGGGGAATTCCCAAAAATGGAACCACTTTAATATATGGTCCTCCAAAAACAGGTAAAACAATATTCTGCAACCAATTCACATACCATGGACTTTCAAAAGAAGAACCTTGTCTTTATATAACAGTTGATTATGGTATAAAACAACTTAAAAGTAATATGATGGACTTCCAGTGGTTAATACAGAACTATATCCAAAATCAATCATTGTATATAATAGATGGAATTTCAAAACTTTCTGGTGCAAAATTGGATGATACTAACAACTATAAAGTCTCATCAGCAAATAATCCTGCTGATATAATGGTTAAAGTTGGTATTGGAACAAGATCTGTATACAAAAAATCTAAACATTTCAGATCAGTACTAGATTCAATAAATACACTGATTGAATTCAACCCGGAACAGATGGTTTTACGAGTCTTAAAGGCATATTTAAGACGAATCAGCGAAGCAGGTGGTACGGGTATCATTTCTTACACAGAGGGTGTTGCGGATCCAGAAACAGAAAATCTGTTGAAATCACTTTTTGACCACACAATAAGGTTAGATGGTGAAAATTTATTGATAGAATACACTTTAGAAGATTATGAAGTTCATACCTTTGAATCATCCTACAAAATAACAGATAAAGGACTTGTAGTTGGTAAAATATAGTTGAATAAGATTGAATGAATAATAATATTTTTTAGGGTTTGTTCATTTCTTGTAATATTTCATTTGAGACTTTTAGGAACTTTTCTACAATATATCGATATTTTTCTTCACTTTTTTTAACTGCTTCTTCTGATTTTTTTCTTTCGCTTATGTCTCTGATTATTGCTGAGAAATATGTTGTCTCATTGGATTTCCAGGTAGAAAGTGACATTTCAAAGGGGAATGTTGTTTCATCTTTTTTTAAACCCGTTGTCTGGACAGTTTTACCAAGAAGTTTGTGTTTTCCGGTTGTTTTATACTCTTTTAATTGTTTTAGATAAGGTTTTTTAAATCTATCTGGCATTAATATTGTTAAATTTTTTCCTGTTAACTCGTTTGTGGAGAATCCAAACATATTTTTTAAAATTTTATTAAAAAACAAAATATTTCCTTCATCATCAGTTGTAACAATTCCATCATTAGCAGACTCTGCAAAGGTTCTAAAACGTTGTTCACTTTTTTTAAGAGCCCTTTGTGTGGTCTTGCAACGTTCTATTTCTTTTTTCATTTCAGCTATTTCGCCACGGAGTTGATCTTCAGTTTCCTTTGACATTGTTATATAACCCCAAACAATAAATTCTTTAAATAATTTTGAACTAGTTTATTATATGGTAATAGGTTAGTAATAAAATATTATAAATTACTATAATTAGGACTAATTCTTTACCAAATAAGTTATATTATACCATTATGTAATATTATTTGATATGGACCTATAAATATTAAAAACTACTACTACACTCAAAATATAGCAATTGACGATGCTGGCAACCAATACCAATATACATTCAGAACTAACAATAGACACAATACCACCTAAGGTATCTCTAACAACACCAACAAACCTTAAGACAGGAATTAGCAAAACGGGCACCATAATCCTTAAATTGACCGAAGACATCAAATCCTATTCATTTAATAAAATACCATAAATAGATGAAGAATTGAAAGATAATTTAGGAAATATATAATATTGTGTGATATGGAGGTTAAATTGTAAAAACTGGAATGACTATTCCACTTTTATCATCTTGTCTCTAGATTACATGAAACTACCTAAAGGATCTTCAACTAGGAGGTTCATTTAATGGTTTCAAAATTAGATTTTTTAATATCTATGTTCATATAATTTATTAAAATAGTAATTTTCAATCAAAGATAACATAAATATTAAAACACATTTATGATTGGGTAAGTATCCAGATTCAGCAATTATTTTTTTAAGCATTGTTATTTTTTTAATCCTCAATTGAAAAAGGTTTAAGTTGTATAAATCATAGGGAGCGTATAATGTTTCTTTAAACATAGTATCATATCTGCGATCAATCTGTTTACCTTGAATCATGCTTAAATGTTCATTAAAAAAAAATGGGGAAAAAAGATTTTTAAAAATATTCTGATCTTAGTTTTTCTTTTTTGGTAGTAATATTCCTCCTAATATCATGAGTCCTGCCAGGATTAATGCACCAATTGGTACTCCAGTTTTTTGCATGGGTACTGTTTTTCCACTATGGAGTTTGACTTTGTTATGAGCCTTTTTATGAGCCTTCACAGTTACTGCAGATACAATTACCTGTTGCCTAGAAGTTGTACTGCTAACGAGTTTAGAAGATATTAAAAATGTTCCTGCTCTTAGAGCTTTCACATTTAATTTTAGTATAGGATCCCCTACCTTTACATCTCCCAAATTCCAAGTCAATTTTCTTGTAGCTGCGTTATAAGATGGTTTAGCACAATCCTTTGAGAATACACTTACAAACTTCAAACCTTAGGTATTACAAAGGTCATAACCACGTTATTTGCTTCATCAGGTCCTTTATTACCCACCTTGTAGGTAATGGTAAATGTTTTTCCCACTCGAGTGTTGATAAGGGTTGGACTGACTTTAACGTATAGGCTGCACTTTTTGACATGTACACTTGAAGTTGCTGAAACAGGATTTTCCATTTGTTTATCTATAGCCTGTATTCTGTTTTTCAGTGTTTTTCCACCCTGCGTTTTTATCTTTGCTGTTACCATTGCTGTGAAATGAGCACCTCTTGCAAGGTTATCTATGTTCCATGTAATTGTTCTCTTTGCAGAATCCCATACTCC
This sequence is a window from Methanobacterium sp. SMA-27. Protein-coding genes within it:
- a CDS encoding RAD55 family ATPase, with amino-acid sequence MIEVIESGIPGFDEITVSKSISGGIPKNGTTLIYGPPKTGKTIFCNQFTYHGLSKEEPCLYITVDYGIKQLKSNMMDFQWLIQNYIQNQSLYIIDGISKLSGAKLDDTNNYKVSSANNPADIMVKVGIGTRSVYKKSKHFRSVLDSINTLIEFNPEQMVLRVLKAYLRRISEAGGTGIISYTEGVADPETENLLKSLFDHTIRLDGENLLIEYTLEDYEVHTFESSYKITDKGLVVGKI
- a CDS encoding PAS domain S-box protein; its protein translation is MSKETEDQLRGEIAEMKKEIERCKTTQRALKKSEQRFRTFAESANDGIVTTDDEGNILFFNKILKNMFGFSTNELTGKNLTILMPDRFKKPYLKQLKEYKTTGKHKLLGKTVQTTGLKKDETTFPFEMSLSTWKSNETTYFSAIIRDISERKKSEEAVKKSEEKYRYIVEKFLKVSNEILQEMNKP
- a CDS encoding ATPase domain-containing protein, whose product is MKKTHIPKLDDFLGGGIPSGSSILFCAVPGVECEAFGYQILNGIIEDGNKGFIFTNVAEPHNIIYEFSRYGWNLEQYIEEEKAFFVDGSSQFLGVPPMGKYSIDELSHIEGVVLKAIEDVPYGVGVINNLSTLIDYLDEDKVLEVMGIWNECARQKDVILVYIFTKWDYNPKFIDSIKNSVDCVVSLKSIEERVIIGQGFMVTTASWTQPQHNLVLFFVLQPGGVKIYIPKILVTGPYNAGKSSFVKAVSKESVSVDRMALEKFPTTIAMDIGHIDHKGFIADVFGTPGQERFDLMLDVLAKESVGAFILVDSTAPQTFARAKEMINKTQAEAIPKVIVANKQDLPDAMEPEKIREAMKLDRSIPIIPTAVKMNKGVEESLDTLLNLLYGD
- a CDS encoding roadblock/LC7 domain-containing protein; the encoded protein is MGKTKKDRLDDVLTGLMQVGQIKACGIVSKEGLLINSRTPPDVDARIFSALCSTIMGAGEAASGQLGTGIVSQISVTTEKGTIVLIPAGSKAILTVLTDPEAQLGLIFIEIETRAAQVDEILREM
- a CDS encoding RAD55 family ATPase; amino-acid sequence: MIPCIESGIPGFDELTSSDTLTGGIPENSSTLVYGPPKTGKTIFCNQFAYKGLFIQEPCLYITTDLGIKQLEINMLEFLLPIEKFIDDNSLYVIDTITDVSNGLPIESETIIFSHNNNPTDIMVKVGSAVNYVTKENLRFRSVLDSSVSLLGYNDYMLIVRVLKAYLMRINEFGGTPIITYTEDAVDKRVETMLKSLVDNIIRLDGKNLTVEAMKGIGKRSSPYQITSKGIEL